The genomic segment CAGTTGACCCACCGGTTTGATTAAACTTATAAAttcgttttaaaatttttgaatctcataatatataaaatatttgatatgtgtCGTTGTCTAGGCCTAGCTAGTTATAATAATCCAAGTTAAAACCCGAATATGTTCGTTTTGCGAGTTGtagaaaaccaaaacacaacaacataacaaatatttatcacttaactttaaattttttaatatatagttgttGCTACACCCATCATATTCAACTGCATCTTTGACAGCACTAAAATCTACGTACGTAATCTTATGTGCTACTACGACTTGTAttgttttctaataataatgatcaaataaaaacaacacaAGACCGGATGACAATAACCAAACTATTGCTAAAGAGTAAAATATGTCAATAATATCATTTGTGGTGCATTATAACGATTGTAGACGAATCATAAATTTAGAgttattattttgggttttcattattttttttaatctggaatTCCAATTATATAATCTAGCCTAATCTGAACtcaatacataaaaaataataataatatttacgTTCATAAAATATTCCATGCTTTATGCGTAATTTTTGCTGATATATTCATTGCTTCTCCGCTAGTTCATCACCAGCACATGCAACGATCGCCAGTCTGAAAACTTCAATGCTATAATATTGAATAAGGcattaaaaataagttttcttAGTTTATCAAATCGGCGTCAACTTTTTTATTATGCATTTTATGTAATAATAAGCCGACTTTTATTGTTGATATcataagaaattaaaccaattcGAATATAATTCAAAACATATGATTTAGTCGTTGTAACCAATCATTAATTATTTgcgtatattattttttctcgaattttctttgtttagaaTCTTGTTGATTTACTTAGAAAACTATCTTTCTTAAGACTCTAGTTTGATTATAATCACATTTATGAAGCCATGCCCAAAAACACAcccacaaacacacacacttttGTATACAAAAcgttaaactaaaaaaatgatCAGATCTGGAGAAATAAATAGCACtatatgtaaattaaaatctagaaagtaaaaagaaaaggttCACATGGGGTGGTTCGATTAAAACCCGAAACCGCACGAACAGAGTGACGTGGAAATTGAAGTCCTTCAACCAGCATGCACGGTCCTCCATGTTCGAATGGGGAACTTCTAAGATGCGTCGgtaaaagtaatttatttttgtcgTTAATACTAAAATTAGGAAAAAGTATAGTACTTAACTTAATTTTTCTactttactatatttttttggaaaaagaaagaaaaagtgagGAGGAGATCCAATCCTTAGATTCATGTGAACTGAACCGTGAAGCCGTTTTGCTTTGGAAACTGAAGCCTTCCCCATGTTTCAtgtttctcctcttctctctctcacacacaccaCAACTCTTACCACTTCAATTTATTTCTTACATTCGAAGTTATATCTTGTGTTACATTTCTATTCATAAAGTACGTATGATGCACTCACGATAAGTAATTTATTATCGTTCCTGAATATTCCAATGTGGCAGAACATATTTAatgttcatatttatttaaaagatgTAAGAGATAGaaacttttacttttcttctctGTGGAAAAATGAATAAACCGAAAGAGTCAGCATCtctacatataaatatatgtaaaacaaTTACGTATATATACCTTGCgctcactatttttttttatcagttcTACGAAGATAAAATGGCTGAAAGAGTAAACTTTATctaaatctttttgtttttaacaaaatagtTGTGGTGTAATTGCTTATTTTAAAGGCAATCCCAAAAGCATAAACAAACATGGCCTTAATAAAGACTTAATTAAGAGAAGGTCAAACAAGATGTGTAACGAGAGGTTTTCAAGTTGGTtattaagaaaaccaaaagcaTATGATTAGTcgaatatttttaaacatttaatttcaaaactaatctattaaataattaaaacaagatTCCAAAATGTCATCAGCACCTCTATATATCTCCCTAATCTCCAAAACCCACCATGTCTCTATCATTACACAACACACAGAGATAGCTATACAAACACCAAGCACAACGCCATTTCGTCTTTCTTCAGTTTCTGCCACCATGGAAGCCAAGAAGTCGAACAAGATCAGAGAGATCGTTAAGCTTCAACAGATCCTCAAGAAATGGCGAAAAGTCGCACACGCTTCAAAAcaagccaacaacaacaagattgACAGCGTagatgacaacaacaacaacatcaacatcaacctCAATAGAAGTGGAAGTGGAAGTGGAAGCGGAAGCGGAAGCAAGAGCATCAAGTTTCTGAAGAGGACATTATCCTTCACAGACACGACAGCTGTTCCTAAAGGCTACTTAGCTGTCTCGGTGgggaaggaggagaagagataCAAGATACCAACAGACTACCTTAGCCACCAAGCTTTCCACGTGTTGTTGCGCGAGGCAGAGGAAGAGTTTGGGTTTCAACAAGCTGGTATCTTGAGGAttccttgtgaagttgctgtGTTCGAGAGCATTTTGAAGATAATGGAGGACAACAAGAATGATGCTTACCTGAACACACAGGAGTGCAGGTTCAATGCCACAACTGAGGAAGTTCTGAGTTATCGTCATCCTTCGGATTGCCCTAGGACTCCATCTCATCAACCTCACAGCCCCATGTGCagatagttttttgtttttcatttgcTTGTTACATTAAtccattcttcttcctcttccccaTGTTCCCCCTTTTTCCCTTGGGGATTTGGACTTTGTGTACTATGCAACTTCAATGAGAAAAAGagtgagagatagagagattttTGAATAATGGAATGTACAAACGGATCATTGAAACAGACCAAACAATGAAaacctctctgtttcttttttttttctctgcccTAAAGTGAATCATGGAGATAAAGATTCAAACTTCTTGTTCACCAGTAGATCCATTTCTCAACATCTGCATTTGTCCTCTAACTATTAAGTTGAAACCAAGCCCATATCCACCCAAAATGCCAAGTCAACTTAAAAGGATGAACCCACCAGTATTGTGTATTGTGGGTGCAAAGATAAGCATACTTTCCTGGCTACATCGCAAACTCGAGCATCCCAAAAGTTCGATACCCGCTTAACTTACACTTGACCAGTATGCTTTATATGGCAGTTTTAGGTCCCCAATCCAGTCTTGTTACAGAAAAAGCAAAAGGTTCATGTGTCTATATCTATGCATCCTACGTTCTTTCCGGGAACTACCCCCATGTGTATTGATGTTGCAGCTATGCCAATTGTAATTAGAGacttaaaataaactaatagagTAACTAACAAGAATTAAAATAGTGTAAAAAGATGAGTACCTACGGCAATGTACTATTTAATCATCAAGTGGAGACTGTGGTTGTTTAACAATTTAGATTAACAACGTACAGTATCCTATGCTTTTACAACCGAAACTAATGCTATAATAAGTATCTTAATTCGTGATTATAATAACAGAATCATAGCATCACAGACACATTTGCTCTAAACTAAGTACCCTTCATTATTGAACTCACATGCAATTAACGATTAATCCCCTAAGAGAGTACGGCACAATCAAAAAGGAATGATCTTGGTATCCTCCCAAAATCAATCAAGATtcaagagagagatagaaggaGATATTCATGGAATGATATGTTTTATGTTCTCTCTCACCTGGATTAAGGGGTGGTCAAAGTCAAAGCTTAAGGAGTGAGATCTGATAAAACGGAAAGGCCACATGACATCTGCACCCTGAGTGAGACTTAGCGCCCATCTAAAGCAATCACCCAATAATAATACATGTGTAATCATCTCCCTGAACCTGATCTCGAGGATACTGTATGGAGTAGTGATTATATGAGCAACTTGAAGGAAGTGcaggttatataaaaaaagaaactagacAGCAAGATCCAGCAAGAAAATTTAACATGaacaaaagtacaaaaccaTAGGCCTCGGAAACTTACACAATTTATTGTGACTGTACCTCCATGACTCATAATTTAGTGCTGCTTGCCTTTAAGTTTAAGTAGATTGGTATTCATAGTTATGAGCTAAAAGACAACTAGAGAAACAATGGAAATGCTTATTTTCTAAGGCATCAATTATCTGTAAGCCCTTTCCCTTATAggtaaacaaaacaagaaacagtcACGCTTCAATGAAAATACAAATCATCTGATTACATGATCATGCAAAGCCCATTCATGTCTAGCTAGTAGCTGCATGCACAAGAGTCATGAACattctgtttttatttaaaaattccCCAAGAAGCATAGATCCACAATTCTTATTTCAAATGAAGCAATGGCAATCACTTTAATATAACTGCAAGAACCAAAAGTCATAGCAGTTAGATCAGAGAGAGTATCATCAAGAACCCAGAGGTTTCCCATCCTCAGAATCCTGCTTAAAGAACGTTTTGAATGTGTCGATCCTCGTCTTTGCTTCTGGTAATCTCCTATCTTCCAGAAATTTCTTGGTCGCTGTTACGAAACCTTCCTTGTCATGTCGTTTCCATTCCTAACACAGTTTAACATATTATAAAGACTGATACCTTTCACACTCTAAAAGCAATGAGGCAAGCATATATAATAAGAGATATCAAACCTCGAAATCCCATTCTCCATAAAGATCCGGATCATCTTTGTTCTTCCATACATATGTTTCGACTGGCAGCTTCTCTGAAGTATCCTGCAGATGACAAAGGGCATCAAGAGTCCAATATGTACGAAGTGTAGTTGTTCCTAtcaaaacattaatattataCCGTCAGCACCACTTCCACAGCCTTTCTGTCGTATTCAACATCCTCAAACTCATCTAACATTTTCAGTTCATCATCTGTGATTCCCTTCAGCACCTACAAGAACAAACACATTACAGtacttcaaatttcaaatttctgaTAAACCTCAAAATCAAGAGTTTACACAGCATGACAATTCTCCAAAAAGAACAACGGCCTTAACGTTTCTCTATGGATTTAACTCTATTGTCCTAGTCTACCAATATGTGAACAAATGGAGATCTAGGGATGATAAGTGAACCTTTCCGGTGACTTCTCCGGTACCGTCCGGTAGAATTGTTGGATAAAAGCGGCCTTTGAGTCTAAACCTGTGGCTGAAAATTCTCACAATCTCCGTTAATCAAACATTCCATTGGAtccaaaacaaatgaaaattaaGACAGATTGGGTGCGAAAGAGATAAAATAGAAACGCACAAGCCGGAGAGTACGGCGGAGACACGGTCAGGGACGCGATTGAGAAGCGCGTTAACGACTTCGGGTTCCTGGAGACTGCCATAGACGAAGAGATCATGAGCAGCTTTCCCTCCTGACAACATACTCATCTTGCTCTTGCCTCTCCGACTCCGTCCAGTTCCTGCGACTGAGACATAGAAAAATTTTCAAGTGTCCATTGTCCGGCCACGTGTCAAGCACACAAAATTGTGTAATTaactatgttttatttatttattcatcatATAATTAGTTTGTCTTGTTTCGTAAAATTAACAAACTGAAAAATCAATTTCCAGAACAGAGgaattaaattaaaacctcCATAGCCATAAGAAACACGATATCCATTTAAAAAAGACAGATCGGGTCATTACAAAAGAACCTCCAACAGCGTTTAAAGTCTTTTTAAGACACTGGAAACTGTAAtgaaaattatctaaaatgttTGCCCACGAGTAAGATAATGATCGATCCTTGCTGATCACATGGCCATTGGTTCAGGACCAGCGGCGTTCAGGATGTCTAAGAGTGAGTTTTGGGGTTCCAATTCCTCGTGCCAAAGCTGCAACTTGTCCCCAGGGTAGAAGTTTCTCGTGACTCCCTCTGAGTTGATCTGTTCAAAAACATCAAAGACAGTTTGTTATCTACGTTCCATTAAAGAGGTTATATAAGTCCCACGTCCGAGAATTTTAGTCAGAGAGGTGACTTACTATGACAGTTCGTACAACGCCTCCACTGGCTCCATCACGGGCGATGGCTAGTGATACCGCCTTCACAACAAGTTGCTGCAAAANNNNNNNNNNNNNNNNNNNNNNNNNNNNNNNNNNNNNNNNNNNNN from the Camelina sativa cultivar DH55 chromosome 12, Cs, whole genome shotgun sequence genome contains:
- the LOC104730166 gene encoding protein AIG2 A-like, with protein sequence MSMLSGGKAAHDLFVYGSLQEPEVVNALLNRVPDRVSAVLSGFHRFRLKGRFYPTILPDGTGEVTGKVLKGITDDELKMLDEFEDVEYDRKAVEVVLTDTSEKLPVETYVWKNKDDPDLYGEWDFEEWKRHDKEGFVTATKKFLEDRRLPEAKTRIDTFKTFFKQDSEDGKPLGS
- the LOC104730167 gene encoding auxin-responsive protein SAUR63-like is translated as MEAKKSNKIREIVKLQQILKKWRKVAHASKQANNNKIDSVDDNNNNININLNRSGSGSGSGSGSKSIKFLKRTLSFTDTTAVPKGYLAVSVGKEEKRYKIPTDYLSHQAFHVLLREAEEEFGFQQAGILRIPCEVAVFESILKIMEDNKNDAYLNTQECRFNATTEEVLSYRHPSDCPRTPSHQPHSPMCR